The Chondrinema litorale genome includes a window with the following:
- a CDS encoding SusC/RagA family TonB-linked outer membrane protein, whose product MNLKLLRQIAYMSRIVLYGIILQATLSAVLLANDGNAQTKSVEEIYLTLQVKNATLKETFHKIEEETGFLFAYTKNTIDSNDRVNYMSQANSLGDMLRFISKNAGLSFTRIGKNILVSKKATSDTTDVKEVIQEAQQFKVSGRVTSVDDGEPLPGVSILIKGTTTGTTTDIDGNYSFAVSDEAATMVVSYVGFKTQEINVGGRSIINIGLEVDVESLEEVVVVAYGSQSKQKVTGSVQKVGEDDLKDQPVAQVTQKLQGKLAGVQITQNSGIPGQGMTIRVRGQTSISAGSDPLYVVDGFPITGDISNMNPDEIESITVLKDASSTSLYGSRAANGVVIVTTKRAKANRSEFSFNAYYGLQQIPQKGRPDMMNAREFAQFKKEVAEENNQAVGDMFANPEEYGEGTDWFDVVTRVAPIENYSISFKGSNEKFSTSIVGGYFRQSGVLLNSHFERISLRANSDYRINDRVKVGLNLAPTFTNNSTPQSDGIWYNTGGIIQSAMLTSPLAPYKNPDGSIPLSVSDEYGTAAAPNWYNQVQIVKNTAKNVGLLSNAFAEVSILDNLIFKSSIGVDLGNTVSDSFYPSTAGSLFNPPNEADASRISGSHGNSYAYSWMFENTVSYNNTFGDHSFDVLAGYTSQAARSESGSMTGTGFPDNEVQTLNAAKTITGSTDIQEWSLASIVGRINYSFKNRYIISAAIRQDGSSKFGSDNRWGSFPSVSAGWVISDEAFMQSLTPVSFAKVRASYGITGNNNIGNYTQYANMVNTNNPFNDVYLSGKSVDGLNNTELGWETTKQWDIGVDFGLFDDRISLTYDYYRKVTNNLLYTVEIPISSGFYNFATNVGELEFWGHEVAVRTKNFTGPFAWNTDFNISFNRNKAVKLGTANAAIYGEYTITEVGQPLGRLYGLVWEGVYRNQEEYDALPKHQGSDVGTIRFKDVDGDGTVTNDDRDRTYIGNTAPKFTLGFTNTFAYKNFDLSIVAQGAFGNKIANISERFTGNLDGSFNVIKDLQNRWRSPEDPGNGRYGTTKSGTTGPERDWFSSKFVYDGSYLTIKNITLGYTLPAEKVKLFKTFRAYLSVQQAFVFTDYPGGNPEVSAAVGLYSGADVTTYPVPRTFTLGVNMTW is encoded by the coding sequence ATGAATTTGAAATTACTTAGACAAATTGCATATATGTCTAGAATAGTACTATATGGAATAATTTTACAAGCGACCTTAAGTGCTGTGTTGCTTGCAAATGATGGAAACGCACAAACTAAAAGTGTAGAAGAAATATATCTAACACTTCAGGTAAAGAATGCGACCTTAAAAGAAACCTTCCACAAAATTGAAGAAGAAACAGGTTTTCTCTTTGCTTATACAAAAAATACAATCGACTCTAACGATAGGGTAAATTACATGTCGCAAGCTAATTCTCTTGGAGATATGCTGCGGTTTATCTCTAAAAATGCAGGATTGAGCTTTACCCGAATAGGCAAAAATATTCTGGTAAGTAAAAAAGCCACATCAGATACAACCGATGTAAAAGAGGTAATTCAAGAAGCCCAACAATTTAAAGTGAGTGGAAGAGTAACTTCTGTTGATGATGGTGAACCACTGCCAGGAGTAAGTATTTTAATCAAAGGCACAACTACCGGAACTACTACCGATATTGATGGTAATTATTCATTTGCTGTTTCAGATGAGGCTGCTACAATGGTAGTTTCGTATGTGGGATTTAAAACACAGGAGATCAATGTTGGTGGCAGATCAATTATTAATATCGGTTTAGAAGTAGATGTTGAAAGCTTAGAGGAAGTAGTAGTTGTGGCTTATGGTTCTCAGAGTAAGCAAAAAGTAACTGGTTCGGTTCAAAAAGTAGGTGAAGATGATTTAAAAGACCAACCAGTGGCGCAGGTAACACAAAAGCTTCAAGGTAAATTAGCGGGTGTACAAATTACGCAAAACTCAGGTATTCCCGGTCAAGGGATGACGATTCGCGTAAGAGGTCAAACATCCATTTCTGCTGGTAGCGACCCTTTATATGTAGTAGATGGTTTTCCAATTACTGGCGATATTTCTAACATGAACCCAGATGAAATTGAGAGTATTACGGTGTTGAAAGATGCTTCTTCCACTTCTTTATATGGTTCAAGAGCGGCAAACGGGGTGGTAATTGTAACTACTAAAAGAGCCAAAGCAAATAGGTCTGAGTTTTCATTTAATGCATATTATGGCCTTCAACAAATACCTCAAAAAGGCAGACCAGACATGATGAATGCCAGAGAGTTTGCGCAGTTCAAAAAAGAAGTTGCAGAAGAAAATAATCAGGCAGTAGGAGATATGTTTGCCAATCCAGAAGAATATGGTGAGGGTACCGATTGGTTTGATGTTGTAACTAGAGTAGCTCCAATAGAAAATTACTCAATATCCTTTAAAGGGAGTAATGAGAAGTTCAGTACTTCGATTGTAGGGGGATATTTCAGGCAATCGGGGGTATTACTCAATTCTCATTTCGAAAGAATCTCGTTAAGAGCCAATTCTGATTACAGAATTAATGATAGGGTAAAAGTAGGACTCAATTTAGCACCAACGTTTACCAATAACAGTACACCTCAAAGTGATGGTATTTGGTACAACACGGGTGGTATCATTCAGTCAGCCATGCTTACAAGCCCATTGGCACCTTACAAAAATCCAGATGGTTCAATTCCATTAAGTGTGAGTGATGAATATGGTACTGCAGCAGCGCCTAACTGGTACAATCAAGTTCAAATTGTAAAAAATACGGCTAAAAATGTGGGTTTGTTGTCTAATGCTTTTGCTGAAGTAAGCATACTTGATAACCTGATTTTCAAAAGTTCAATAGGTGTAGATTTAGGTAATACTGTGAGTGATTCTTTTTATCCATCTACAGCAGGTAGTTTATTCAATCCACCAAACGAAGCAGATGCTTCTCGCATTAGTGGGTCGCATGGCAATAGTTATGCGTATTCTTGGATGTTTGAAAATACGGTGAGTTATAACAATACTTTTGGCGACCATAGTTTTGATGTGTTGGCTGGTTATACTTCACAAGCAGCACGCTCAGAAAGTGGTTCGATGACTGGTACTGGCTTTCCAGATAATGAAGTACAGACTTTAAATGCAGCCAAAACCATTACTGGTTCAACAGATATACAAGAGTGGAGTTTGGCTTCAATCGTAGGTAGAATCAACTATAGTTTTAAAAATAGATATATCATTTCTGCAGCTATTCGTCAAGATGGTTCTTCTAAATTTGGTTCTGATAACAGGTGGGGTAGTTTTCCTTCAGTTTCAGCGGGTTGGGTTATTTCAGACGAAGCTTTTATGCAAAGTTTAACACCTGTTTCATTTGCTAAGGTAAGAGCTAGCTACGGTATTACGGGTAATAATAATATTGGTAATTATACCCAATATGCCAACATGGTAAATACCAATAATCCATTTAACGATGTGTATTTGAGTGGAAAAAGTGTGGATGGATTGAATAACACCGAACTCGGTTGGGAAACCACAAAACAATGGGATATTGGTGTTGATTTTGGTTTGTTTGATGATAGAATTTCCCTTACTTACGATTACTACAGAAAAGTGACAAACAATCTGTTATACACTGTTGAAATTCCTATCTCTTCTGGCTTTTATAATTTTGCTACCAATGTAGGTGAGCTTGAATTCTGGGGACACGAAGTTGCTGTGAGAACCAAAAACTTTACAGGTCCATTCGCATGGAACACAGATTTTAATATTTCATTCAACAGAAATAAAGCGGTAAAACTAGGTACAGCCAATGCTGCAATTTATGGAGAATACACCATTACAGAAGTTGGCCAGCCACTTGGTCGTTTATATGGTTTAGTTTGGGAGGGAGTTTATAGAAATCAGGAAGAATACGATGCACTACCAAAACATCAAGGCTCTGATGTAGGTACCATCCGATTTAAAGATGTGGATGGTGATGGAACAGTTACTAATGATGATAGGGATAGAACCTATATTGGTAATACTGCCCCAAAATTTACCCTAGGTTTTACAAATACCTTTGCTTATAAAAACTTCGACTTGTCTATAGTAGCACAAGGTGCATTCGGTAATAAGATTGCAAACATCAGCGAAAGATTTACTGGTAACCTCGATGGTTCATTTAATGTAATTAAAGACCTTCAAAATAGATGGAGATCGCCAGAAGATCCCGGAAATGGCAGATACGGAACGACTAAGTCTGGTACTACAGGTCCAGAGAGAGACTGGTTCAGTTCAAAATTTGTGTACGATGGCTCTTACCTCACCATTAAAAACATCACATTAGGTTACACACTACCAGCTGAAAAAGTAAAACTCTTTAAAACATTTAGGGCCTATTTGAGTGTGCAACAAGCATTTGTATTTACAGATTATCCCGGTGGAAATCCAGAAGTATCTGCCGCAGTGGGGCTATACTCTGGTGCTGATGTAACTACTTATCCGGTTCCGAGAACCTTTACATTGGGTGTAAATATGACATGGTAA
- a CDS encoding sensor histidine kinase: MKQFYTRVIVVMLTAMIITFMMGLSQVNVMIRLTELDIYKFDAFDYIRRIGLIFMVSLLFLSANIFYNQINIGKLSFNLTKPLGIITFNLLIFIPLQFILVVPRAEKITSIPRRAELDYSNGGILIGLMMSSLVLMLVSVLIGTVYRFMRDNYQMRLKNEILQKETAEARFANLKEQLNPHFLFNSLSTLNGLIDESPDKAKKFLYDISDVYRYVLKNEGVNLVLLTEEMDFVNVYLGIIKERFGDAVMIKKNIDCKFMRSKVLPLSIQMLIENAIKHNNFDSLHPLCISIHSNDEQLEVENNLRPRFVANNHSLGLYNINQRYKYLSDKEVIIKKTDSLFNVQIPLLK; the protein is encoded by the coding sequence ATGAAGCAATTTTATACGCGTGTAATAGTGGTGATGCTCACAGCTATGATCATCACTTTTATGATGGGTCTCTCTCAGGTAAATGTAATGATTCGCCTAACAGAGCTAGATATTTACAAATTCGATGCTTTTGATTATATCCGCAGAATTGGGCTCATTTTTATGGTTTCGCTTTTATTCTTGTCGGCTAATATTTTCTATAATCAGATCAATATTGGGAAGCTGAGTTTTAACCTTACCAAGCCTTTGGGCATCATTACATTTAACCTCCTCATATTTATTCCACTACAATTTATACTGGTTGTACCCAGAGCAGAAAAGATAACTTCTATTCCCAGAAGAGCCGAATTAGATTACAGTAATGGCGGTATTTTAATTGGTTTGATGATGTCTAGCCTTGTGCTCATGTTGGTCTCAGTGCTAATCGGAACGGTTTATCGATTTATGCGAGATAACTACCAAATGAGGTTAAAAAATGAAATTCTTCAAAAAGAAACAGCCGAAGCTAGGTTTGCCAATTTAAAAGAACAACTCAATCCACATTTCTTATTCAATTCACTTTCAACCTTAAATGGATTGATCGATGAGTCTCCCGACAAAGCAAAGAAATTCTTATATGATATATCTGATGTGTATCGCTATGTATTGAAAAATGAAGGTGTAAATCTGGTTTTACTTACTGAAGAGATGGATTTTGTAAATGTGTATTTGGGAATAATTAAAGAGCGATTTGGTGATGCTGTAATGATAAAAAAGAACATCGACTGTAAATTTATGAGGTCTAAAGTATTGCCACTTTCTATTCAGATGCTCATAGAAAATGCCATCAAACACAACAATTTTGATTCTTTACACCCGCTTTGCATTAGCATTCACTCGAATGACGAACAGTTAGAAGTGGAGAACAATCTAAGACCAAGATTTGTAGCTAATAATCATTCATTAGGTTTATACAATATCAACCAGCGATACAAATATTTATCAGATAAAGAAGTAATCATCAAGAAAACAGACTCATTGTTCAACGTGCAAATCCCTCTTTTAAAATGA
- a CDS encoding RagB/SusD family nutrient uptake outer membrane protein — translation MMNYRFIYILLIVSTFSMYACKDEFLTNLPETVVSAEDFYQTESDFEQAVIGMYVPLRTLFGSGLADYGAWAMGEMRSDNTIFIYNQANRGYADREYVDQFVDDANGGAVANKYENNYILIGRANQILQTIDDADFDQTQKDNFKGQALFMRSFAYFDLVQYFGDVPLVLAPPTSYEETANPRVATETIYTQIIEDLTLAAELLPASADQDAGFVASGAAYTLLGNIYLVLEEWANAESTLLQVTGYSLLDDYAAIFDPSNKNNAESIFEIQYTDDPTASSASNFAYNFLPILSDPGVIEGFPNGSSNSYAGWNIPTPEMVAAYEEGDLRLDASVGFYTGDGYENIPYVKKYVHGADIAPNTNDDWPVYRYAEVLLMIAEAKNEQGKGDALDYLNMVHAHTRTGLEAITTTDQAELRELILHERRIELAFENKRWLDLVRTDNAVEVMTAHFANILADPVTYYYPEGVDPVSGSYQMSTDRLLFPIPQREIRVNSEISQDDQNPGY, via the coding sequence ATGATGAATTACAGATTTATATATATCCTTTTAATTGTAAGCACATTTTCAATGTATGCTTGCAAAGATGAATTTCTAACTAACTTACCAGAAACTGTTGTTTCAGCAGAAGATTTTTATCAAACTGAATCAGATTTTGAACAGGCGGTAATTGGTATGTATGTGCCTTTGAGAACTTTATTTGGTTCTGGTTTGGCAGATTATGGCGCTTGGGCAATGGGTGAAATGCGATCAGATAACACCATTTTCATTTACAACCAAGCAAACAGAGGTTATGCAGACCGTGAGTATGTAGACCAGTTTGTAGATGATGCCAACGGTGGTGCTGTTGCAAATAAATACGAGAATAACTATATCTTAATTGGTAGAGCAAATCAGATACTTCAAACTATAGATGATGCTGATTTTGACCAAACTCAGAAAGATAATTTTAAAGGGCAAGCATTGTTTATGCGTTCTTTTGCATATTTCGATTTGGTTCAGTATTTCGGTGATGTACCATTGGTATTAGCACCACCAACTTCTTACGAAGAAACAGCTAATCCACGAGTTGCTACCGAAACTATTTACACTCAGATAATCGAAGACTTAACACTAGCTGCTGAGCTTTTACCTGCTAGTGCAGATCAAGATGCAGGTTTTGTTGCCAGTGGAGCTGCTTATACTTTACTTGGAAATATCTATCTTGTATTGGAAGAATGGGCAAATGCAGAATCAACATTGCTTCAGGTTACAGGCTATTCACTGCTCGATGACTATGCAGCTATTTTCGATCCATCTAATAAAAATAATGCAGAATCTATTTTTGAAATTCAGTATACTGATGATCCGACAGCGAGTTCTGCTAGTAATTTTGCCTATAACTTTTTACCAATATTGTCTGATCCCGGAGTGATAGAAGGCTTCCCTAATGGTAGCTCAAACTCTTATGCAGGTTGGAATATTCCCACACCAGAAATGGTAGCTGCTTACGAAGAGGGTGATTTAAGATTAGATGCATCTGTAGGTTTTTACACTGGTGATGGTTATGAGAATATTCCTTATGTAAAAAAATATGTGCATGGAGCAGACATTGCGCCGAATACCAATGACGATTGGCCGGTATATCGCTACGCCGAAGTTCTATTGATGATTGCCGAAGCTAAAAATGAACAAGGTAAAGGTGATGCACTAGATTATTTAAATATGGTACATGCGCATACCCGAACTGGATTAGAAGCAATTACTACTACAGATCAAGCTGAGCTGAGAGAACTGATTCTACATGAAAGACGCATTGAGTTAGCATTTGAAAATAAACGTTGGCTAGATTTAGTGAGAACCGATAATGCCGTAGAAGTTATGACGGCACACTTTGCCAATATTCTTGCAGACCCTGTAACCTATTATTACCCAGAAGGAGTCGATCCTGTATCAGGCTCATATCAAATGTCTACTGATAGATTGTTGTTCCCAATCCCTCAAAGAGAGATTAGGGTAAATTCAGAAATCAGTCAAGACGATCAAAATCCGGGATACTAA
- a CDS encoding LytR/AlgR family response regulator transcription factor has product MNVLIIEDEVNLARQLVKLLTEIDPKIKILSVVDSIQSAVAFISKTENINLILVDIYLNDGLSFEIFEQVECKSPVIFCTAYDQYALKAFELDSVDYLLKPIKKLSLQKAVDKYKRLFLDNNPSEEPHNFSDTVQHLYDQLKQEKRYQKNFLLPYKDRLVPVGVSEISYFQADYGMVKCVTDDSRLFPLDQSLDAVAEKLDPNNFYRVNRRFIVKRDSIVDVEYYVNRRLHLNISPKPQEPVIISKAKVTEFKQWMNVV; this is encoded by the coding sequence ATGAATGTATTGATTATAGAAGATGAAGTAAATCTTGCCAGACAACTAGTAAAACTGCTTACAGAAATTGATCCTAAGATAAAGATTTTATCGGTTGTCGATTCAATACAATCGGCTGTTGCATTTATTTCAAAAACTGAAAATATCAATCTGATCCTGGTAGATATTTATTTGAATGACGGGCTTTCTTTTGAGATTTTTGAACAGGTTGAATGTAAATCGCCAGTTATTTTTTGTACAGCTTATGATCAATACGCACTTAAAGCTTTTGAGCTAGATAGTGTAGATTACCTTTTAAAACCAATAAAAAAATTATCGTTGCAAAAGGCGGTAGATAAGTATAAGCGCTTGTTTTTAGATAATAATCCATCTGAGGAGCCACATAATTTCTCCGATACCGTCCAACACCTTTACGATCAACTAAAACAAGAAAAGCGTTATCAAAAGAATTTTTTATTACCCTACAAAGATCGATTAGTACCAGTTGGAGTTTCAGAAATCAGCTATTTCCAAGCAGATTATGGCATGGTGAAATGCGTAACGGATGATAGCCGACTTTTCCCCTTAGACCAAAGCCTTGATGCAGTAGCTGAGAAATTAGACCCAAATAATTTCTACAGAGTAAATCGCAGATTCATTGTAAAGCGAGATTCTATTGTTGATGTTGAATATTATGTAAACCGTAGATTACATCTTAACATCTCGCCCAAACCCCAAGAACCAGTAATAATAAGCAAGGCCAAAGTAACAGAGTTTAAGCAATGGATGAATGTTGTATAG
- a CDS encoding RNA polymerase sigma factor, protein MKIDIERIKKRIASHNDKLAFRSFYQYYFERLFAFALRFLKSRELAEEVISEVFLKIWNNRSNLLEIKNIETYLYVLVKNHSLNVIKKSLKEQNTHLSLDDAHFELAIENFTPEAAYFAEELRDEIDKVIETLPTACKNAFFLVKEDQLNYAQAAEILNVSPYTVKNQVLKAVKRIREHLTQKRSDENLNSTNIRNINNLISFLIVIENLIFFLD, encoded by the coding sequence ATGAAAATTGATATAGAAAGAATTAAGAAGAGAATTGCCTCTCATAATGATAAACTTGCTTTTAGAAGTTTTTACCAATATTATTTCGAAAGACTTTTTGCCTTTGCTTTGCGCTTTTTAAAGTCGAGAGAATTGGCAGAAGAAGTGATTTCTGAAGTTTTTCTGAAAATATGGAATAACAGAAGTAATCTTTTAGAAATAAAAAATATAGAAACCTACCTCTATGTTTTAGTAAAAAATCATTCACTTAACGTCATTAAAAAATCATTAAAAGAGCAAAATACCCATCTGTCTTTAGATGATGCGCACTTCGAATTAGCGATAGAAAACTTTACTCCAGAAGCCGCCTATTTTGCCGAAGAACTTCGCGATGAGATAGACAAAGTAATCGAAACATTGCCTACAGCCTGCAAAAACGCATTTTTTTTAGTAAAAGAAGATCAGCTCAATTATGCGCAAGCTGCCGAAATTTTAAATGTTTCTCCCTATACTGTTAAGAATCAGGTGTTAAAAGCTGTAAAAAGAATTAGAGAACATTTAACGCAGAAAAGATCTGATGAAAATCTCAACTCAACCAACATCAGAAACATCAATAATCTCATATCTTTTTTAATAGTGATAGAAAATTTAATTTTTTTTCTGGACTGA
- a CDS encoding FecR family protein produces MSDIDEILVKSLTGEELNEHEKAFLEEWQKQSETNTDTVKKLEKYWSHKRNVNKDSMDKVWNTLETSIDDEAPNQKIAKKNSFFKFYYYIAASVTLVLGFVFYQQYFHTDNPDGTDTKIALVSRKNAKGVKRNITLSDGTFIKLNADSEIKFPEKFSGKTREVYLTGEAFFEVEKDPKRPFIIHTGNILTKVLGTTFNIRAYPEDQDVEIALVEGKVAINKESNSAENTIYLQPSDVMSYNKAQDKITTTSNVDLSKIISWRSNQLIFENASFDVIVKKLERWYGVKFTISNKVNTQGGFTGKFEDESLEMLLNKISHSIEFNYQINNKEVIIE; encoded by the coding sequence ATGTCAGATATAGATGAAATATTGGTCAAGTCTCTCACTGGAGAAGAGCTCAACGAGCACGAAAAAGCTTTTCTAGAAGAATGGCAAAAACAGTCTGAAACAAACACTGATACAGTAAAAAAACTAGAAAAATACTGGAGTCATAAACGGAATGTAAATAAAGATTCCATGGATAAAGTGTGGAATACTTTAGAAACCAGTATTGACGATGAAGCGCCAAATCAAAAAATAGCAAAGAAAAATTCTTTCTTTAAATTCTATTATTACATAGCTGCTTCTGTAACACTAGTACTTGGCTTTGTTTTTTATCAACAGTATTTTCATACAGATAACCCAGACGGAACAGATACAAAAATCGCATTGGTTTCTAGAAAAAATGCTAAAGGAGTAAAAAGAAATATTACCCTTTCTGATGGGACTTTTATAAAACTAAATGCAGATAGCGAGATCAAATTTCCAGAAAAGTTTAGTGGCAAAACCAGAGAAGTTTATCTAACAGGAGAAGCATTTTTTGAAGTAGAAAAAGACCCTAAAAGACCTTTTATTATTCACACGGGGAATATCTTAACCAAGGTTTTAGGTACAACATTTAACATTCGTGCCTATCCGGAAGACCAAGATGTAGAAATAGCTTTGGTAGAAGGTAAAGTTGCTATTAACAAAGAATCAAATTCGGCTGAAAATACAATTTACTTGCAACCTAGCGATGTAATGAGCTATAATAAAGCACAAGATAAAATTACTACTACGTCGAATGTAGATTTATCTAAAATAATATCTTGGAGAAGCAATCAACTCATTTTTGAAAATGCATCTTTTGATGTAATAGTAAAAAAACTGGAAAGATGGTACGGAGTAAAATTTACTATCTCTAACAAAGTAAATACGCAAGGAGGCTTTACCGGAAAATTTGAAGATGAGTCTTTAGAAATGCTCCTAAATAAAATCAGTCATTCAATAGAGTTCAATTATCAGATTAATAATAAAGAAGTAATTATAGAATAG
- a CDS encoding glycoside hydrolase family 3 C-terminal domain-containing protein, whose protein sequence is MKLKYCFLIVLLWASKSYAQQSIDVNSVIQKLTLEEKEKLVVGSEMEKAYSEGGATGVGETEDKVPGAAGTSLPVDRLGIKKVVFADGPAGVRINPHRNNTPDKTYYATAFPVATMLASTFNLELMQQVGEAFGDEAKEYGVDILLAPALNIHRNPLGGRNFEFYSEDPYISGKMAAAFTNGVQSKGVGVSIKHFAVNNQETNRSRVNAILSERALREIYLRGFEIAVKESQPWTVMSAYNKVNGVYASESKDLLTTILREEWGFKGFVLTDWFAGEHVSEQLKAGNDLLMPGTPSHKGFIVNAVKEGKLSETELNKNIASILNIYKKTPTFLGYQPSGSPDLETSKALAKKAATEGIILLKNEQATLPLKSFEEEIALFGIGSYETIAVGTGSGNVNKAYSISILDGLKGQNFSVSASLQETYTKFIKEEKAKRPPKAWSFGPDEILPEKTFTEEALNEIAKQTQIGVFTLNRTSGEFYDRKQGYDFYLSEDEKNLIQHISKAYHQQNKKFVVILNVGGVIETASWKEFADAILLVWQPGQEGGNAIADIISGKVNPSGKLPMTFPVYYKDAYSSKNFPGVELVDNPYPSPFTGVKSEVVYEEDIFVGYRYFESFDVPVSFPFGYGLSYTQFEFSDFEAKMATDGTISITCKIENTGKVAGKEVVQVYVASPQTNLTKPYKELRAFKKNNTLQSGKSETIKFELSPKDYASFDPDKSAWVIEKGNYGIFVGNSVQNLPLSTKLNLPETQLVLKTTKSLAPNREIKLLTK, encoded by the coding sequence ATGAAACTAAAATACTGCTTCTTAATCGTATTACTTTGGGCAAGTAAATCTTATGCACAACAAAGTATTGATGTAAATTCTGTCATTCAAAAACTAACGCTAGAAGAGAAAGAAAAACTAGTAGTAGGTAGCGAAATGGAAAAAGCCTATTCCGAAGGTGGGGCAACCGGAGTAGGAGAAACCGAAGATAAAGTTCCTGGTGCAGCAGGCACAAGCCTTCCAGTAGATAGATTAGGAATAAAAAAAGTAGTTTTTGCCGATGGTCCGGCAGGTGTAAGAATCAATCCACATAGAAACAACACACCAGATAAAACCTATTATGCAACAGCATTTCCGGTGGCCACCATGCTAGCATCCACATTCAACTTAGAACTGATGCAACAAGTAGGTGAAGCTTTTGGTGACGAAGCCAAAGAGTACGGGGTAGATATTTTATTGGCTCCGGCTTTAAACATCCATCGAAATCCACTAGGAGGCAGAAACTTCGAGTTTTATTCAGAAGATCCTTATATATCTGGAAAAATGGCAGCCGCTTTTACCAATGGCGTTCAGTCTAAAGGTGTTGGCGTTTCTATCAAACATTTTGCAGTTAACAATCAAGAAACCAATAGGAGCAGAGTAAATGCAATTCTTAGCGAGCGGGCTTTGCGAGAAATCTATTTAAGGGGCTTTGAAATTGCAGTAAAAGAGTCTCAACCTTGGACGGTAATGTCTGCTTACAACAAAGTAAATGGTGTTTATGCATCAGAAAGTAAAGACTTACTCACTACTATTCTAAGAGAAGAGTGGGGCTTTAAAGGTTTTGTTTTAACCGACTGGTTTGCTGGAGAGCATGTATCTGAACAATTAAAAGCAGGCAACGACTTACTCATGCCCGGTACACCTTCACACAAAGGTTTTATTGTAAATGCAGTAAAAGAAGGAAAGCTCTCAGAAACTGAATTAAACAAAAATATCGCATCCATCCTGAATATTTATAAAAAAACACCCACTTTTCTTGGCTACCAACCCAGTGGTTCACCCGATTTAGAAACAAGTAAAGCACTCGCAAAAAAAGCAGCTACCGAAGGAATTATTCTTTTGAAAAATGAGCAAGCAACTTTGCCTTTAAAAAGTTTTGAGGAAGAGATAGCTTTATTTGGAATTGGTTCTTACGAAACTATTGCTGTAGGTACAGGCAGTGGCAATGTAAACAAAGCTTATTCAATCTCAATTTTAGATGGATTAAAAGGTCAGAATTTTTCCGTTTCAGCATCATTACAAGAAACATATACCAAATTTATCAAAGAAGAAAAAGCCAAACGACCACCTAAAGCATGGTCATTCGGGCCAGATGAGATTTTACCAGAAAAAACTTTTACAGAAGAAGCCTTAAATGAAATAGCTAAGCAAACTCAAATTGGCGTTTTCACACTCAATAGGACTTCGGGTGAATTTTACGACAGAAAACAAGGCTACGATTTTTACCTTTCAGAAGATGAAAAAAATCTAATTCAGCATATTTCAAAAGCTTATCATCAGCAGAATAAGAAGTTTGTAGTAATACTAAATGTTGGTGGTGTAATTGAAACTGCTTCTTGGAAGGAATTTGCCGATGCTATTTTACTCGTTTGGCAACCGGGGCAAGAAGGAGGCAATGCCATTGCTGATATCATTTCTGGTAAAGTGAACCCTTCTGGTAAATTACCCATGACTTTCCCTGTATATTACAAAGATGCTTATTCTTCCAAAAATTTTCCGGGGGTAGAATTGGTGGACAATCCTTATCCGAGTCCTTTTACTGGGGTAAAATCGGAAGTGGTTTATGAAGAAGATATCTTTGTGGGTTACAGATACTTCGAAAGTTTTGATGTGCCTGTTTCTTTTCCTTTTGGTTATGGTTTGTCTTACACCCAATTCGAGTTTTCTGATTTTGAAGCAAAAATGGCAACTGATGGCACCATTTCAATCACTTGTAAAATAGAGAATACGGGGAAAGTAGCAGGGAAAGAAGTTGTTCAAGTATATGTAGCATCTCCACAAACCAACTTAACAAAGCCCTATAAAGAGTTAAGAGCTTTTAAAAAAAACAACACGCTTCAATCTGGCAAAAGTGAAACTATCAAATTTGAGCTTTCGCCTAAAGACTATGCTTCCTTCGATCCAGACAAATCTGCTTGGGTAATCGAAAAAGGAAACTATGGAATTTTTGTGGGCAATTCTGTACAAAACCTTCCACTTTCAACAAAACTCAATTTACCCGAAACCCAACTGGTACTGAAAACCACGAAAAGTTTAGCTCCAAATAGAGAAATAAAATTACTAACCAAATAG